One stretch of Micromonospora echinospora DNA includes these proteins:
- a CDS encoding antibiotic biosynthesis monooxygenase family protein produces MAVVKINAIDVPPGAGEELEKRFAARAGAVENSPGFLGFELLRPVAGESRYFVYTRWESEEAYQAWAQGPSRAAHAEGGEPRKPVATGANLLEFEVVQQVPAKP; encoded by the coding sequence ATGGCAGTCGTGAAGATCAACGCGATCGACGTCCCGCCCGGCGCCGGCGAGGAGCTGGAGAAGCGGTTCGCGGCCCGGGCCGGCGCGGTGGAGAACTCCCCCGGTTTCCTCGGCTTCGAGTTGCTGCGTCCGGTCGCCGGGGAGAGCCGCTACTTCGTCTACACCCGCTGGGAGAGCGAGGAGGCGTACCAGGCGTGGGCGCAGGGCCCGTCCCGGGCCGCGCACGCCGAGGGCGGCGAGCCGCGCAAGCCGGTCGCCACCGGCGCGAACCTGCTGGAGTTCGAGGTCGTCCAGCAGGTCCCCGCCAAACCCTGA
- a CDS encoding ABC transporter substrate-binding protein has protein sequence MRRLAVALTAALALGVGLTACGESDPVGGAGTGETREITHAMGTTKVPAEPKRVVVLDTDKIDTALSLGVTPVGAATAGEAKSWPTYFGAEKLAGITEVGVLTEPDLEAINALNPDLILGSKFRQEKFYDELSKIAPTVFTEKVGITWKQNFLLDGAALGKEQQAKDLLAEYEKRAKDFGAKLGDAASRKVSIVRFMPTEIRLYGPDSFSGIVVGDTGLGRPERQLLAGKEDKRMDRVSPERIAEADGDVVFVTAYGEKAAAEQAKVTGGTLWKGLSAVKAGKAHVVSDEIWMTGIGVGAANKILDDLEKYLAA, from the coding sequence ATGCGTCGTCTCGCCGTCGCACTCACCGCCGCGCTCGCCCTCGGCGTCGGTCTCACCGCATGCGGGGAGAGCGATCCCGTCGGCGGCGCCGGCACCGGGGAGACCCGGGAGATCACCCACGCCATGGGCACCACGAAGGTGCCCGCCGAGCCGAAGCGCGTGGTCGTGCTCGACACCGACAAGATCGACACCGCGTTGTCGCTCGGCGTCACCCCGGTCGGCGCCGCCACCGCCGGTGAGGCGAAGAGCTGGCCCACCTACTTCGGCGCGGAGAAGCTCGCCGGCATCACCGAGGTCGGCGTGCTCACCGAGCCGGACCTGGAGGCGATCAACGCGCTCAACCCGGACCTGATCCTGGGCAGCAAGTTCCGGCAGGAGAAGTTCTACGACGAGCTGTCCAAGATCGCGCCGACCGTCTTCACGGAGAAGGTCGGCATCACCTGGAAGCAGAACTTCCTCCTCGACGGCGCGGCGCTGGGCAAGGAGCAGCAGGCCAAGGACCTGCTGGCCGAGTACGAGAAGCGGGCGAAGGACTTCGGCGCGAAGCTCGGCGACGCCGCGTCCCGCAAGGTCTCCATCGTGCGCTTCATGCCGACCGAGATCCGCCTGTACGGGCCGGACTCGTTCTCCGGCATCGTCGTCGGTGACACCGGCCTGGGCCGCCCCGAGCGGCAGCTGCTCGCCGGCAAGGAGGACAAGCGGATGGACCGGGTCAGCCCGGAGCGCATCGCCGAGGCCGACGGCGACGTGGTGTTCGTGACCGCGTACGGCGAGAAGGCCGCCGCCGAGCAGGCCAAGGTCACCGGCGGCACGCTGTGGAAGGGCCTGTCGGCGGTCAAGGCGGGCAAGGCGCACGTGGTCTCCGACGAGATCTGGATGACCGGCATCGGCGTCGGCGCCGCCAACAAGATCCTGGACGACCTGGAGAAGTACCTGGCCGCCTGA
- a CDS encoding nucleotidyltransferase domain-containing protein, translated as MAASPAVVADLGDELRGLGWVSDLMVAGSLATGDYVPGVSDLDLVALVDGPVDAGRRDALVAIHRRLDGGSGEGLKLGCVYVEGATVPDLGLRHPTWTHGRLVHRVLSRVTRAELARHGYAVLGRSPGDVFPEVSADDIRAAARAELTGYWAWAARRPWLWLDPTVAELGLTSMARGRHALREGALLTKTQAISQAHAPAWLIDRLAARRRGEDVSPPRIRTAFVAWRDARRTVAHARRVR; from the coding sequence ATGGCGGCGTCACCTGCTGTCGTCGCAGACCTCGGCGACGAGCTGAGAGGGCTGGGCTGGGTCAGCGACCTGATGGTGGCGGGTTCACTTGCCACCGGCGACTACGTGCCGGGCGTCAGCGACCTCGACCTGGTCGCGCTCGTCGACGGACCGGTCGACGCCGGCCGGCGGGACGCACTCGTCGCGATTCATCGTCGCCTCGACGGCGGCAGCGGCGAGGGACTCAAGCTCGGCTGCGTGTACGTCGAGGGCGCCACCGTTCCCGACCTCGGCCTGCGGCATCCGACCTGGACCCACGGCCGGCTCGTCCACCGCGTCCTCTCCCGGGTCACCAGAGCGGAGCTGGCCCGGCACGGATACGCGGTCCTCGGGCGCTCGCCGGGTGACGTCTTCCCCGAGGTCTCCGCCGACGACATACGAGCGGCGGCCCGCGCCGAACTGACCGGCTACTGGGCCTGGGCCGCCCGACGTCCATGGCTGTGGCTGGACCCCACCGTCGCCGAGCTCGGTCTCACCTCGATGGCACGGGGCCGGCACGCGCTCCGCGAGGGCGCGCTGCTCACCAAGACGCAGGCGATCAGCCAGGCGCACGCCCCCGCCTGGCTGATCGACCGGCTCGCTGCCAGACGGCGGGGCGAGGACGTCTCCCCGCCCCGGATACGGACGGCCTTCGTCGCCTGGCGCGACGCCCGCCGAACGGTCGCCCACGCACGGCGCGTCCGCTGA
- a CDS encoding DEAD/DEAH box helicase, with translation MTLTAALPKTADPDTLYDAFASWASERGLSLYPHQEEAVIEIVSGANVIMNTPTGSGKSLVAIAAHFAALADDRTTFYTAPIKALVSEKFFALCEVFGAENVGMLTGDASVNADAPIICCTAEILANLALREGTRADVGQVVMDEFHFYAEPDRGWAWQVPLIELPQAQFVLMSATLGDTTRFVDDLARRTGRPTAVVRSAERPVPLLFSYATTPMHETLEELLETKQAPVYVVHFTQAAALERAQALMSVNVCTRAEKDMIAQAIGNFRFTSGFGKTLSRLVRHGIGVHHAGMLPKYRRLVETLAQAGLLKVICGTDTLGVGINVPIRTVLFTGLSKYDGTRTRLLKAREFHQIAGRAGRAGFDTLGRVVVQAPEHVIENEKALAKAGDDPKKRRKVVKKKPPEGSIGWGEPTFQRLVEAEPEPLTSSFQVSHSMLLNVIGRPGDAFASMRHLLTDNHEDPAAQRRHIRRAIAIYRALRAGGVVEELPEPDETGRRVRLTVDLQLDFALNQPLSPLALATVELLDRESPSYALDVLSVIESILDDPRQVLSAQQFKARGEAVAAMKAEGIEYEARMELLDEVTWPKPLAELLESAYEMYRQGHPWVADHQLSPKSVVRDMYERAMTFPEYVQFYGLSRSEGLVLRYLADAYKTLRQTVPEDAKTEELVDLIEWLGELVRQVDSSLIDEWERLRNPSDVAEVAASLDDRPPAVTRNARAFRVLVRNAMFRRVELAALRRWDLLGELDAGDGWNADAWADALGPYFEAYDSIGVGPDARGPALLMIEQGREKWTVRQILDDPDGDHDWGISAEIDLAASDEIGAAAVRITDVGQL, from the coding sequence ATGACTCTCACCGCCGCGCTGCCGAAGACCGCCGACCCCGACACCCTCTACGACGCGTTCGCCTCCTGGGCGTCCGAGCGCGGCCTGAGCCTCTATCCCCATCAGGAGGAGGCGGTCATCGAGATCGTCTCCGGCGCGAACGTGATCATGAATACGCCCACCGGCTCGGGCAAGAGCCTGGTGGCGATCGCGGCGCACTTCGCGGCGCTCGCCGACGACCGCACCACCTTCTACACGGCGCCGATCAAGGCGCTGGTCTCGGAGAAGTTCTTCGCGCTCTGCGAGGTCTTCGGCGCCGAGAACGTCGGCATGCTCACCGGCGACGCCAGCGTCAACGCGGACGCGCCGATCATCTGCTGCACGGCGGAGATCCTGGCCAACCTGGCGCTGCGCGAGGGCACCCGCGCCGACGTCGGCCAGGTGGTCATGGACGAGTTCCACTTCTACGCCGAGCCGGACCGGGGCTGGGCCTGGCAGGTGCCGCTGATCGAGCTGCCGCAGGCCCAGTTCGTGCTGATGTCGGCCACGCTCGGCGACACCACCCGCTTCGTCGACGACCTGGCCCGGCGCACCGGGCGGCCGACCGCCGTCGTCCGCTCGGCCGAGCGGCCGGTCCCGCTCCTCTTCTCGTACGCGACCACGCCGATGCACGAGACCCTGGAGGAGCTGCTGGAGACCAAGCAGGCCCCGGTGTACGTCGTGCACTTCACCCAGGCCGCGGCGCTGGAACGCGCCCAGGCGCTGATGAGCGTGAACGTCTGCACCCGTGCCGAGAAGGACATGATCGCCCAGGCGATCGGGAACTTCCGGTTCACCTCGGGCTTCGGCAAGACGCTGTCCCGGCTGGTCCGGCACGGCATCGGCGTGCACCACGCGGGCATGCTCCCGAAGTACCGCCGCCTGGTCGAGACGCTCGCCCAGGCCGGGCTGCTCAAGGTCATCTGCGGTACCGACACGCTCGGCGTCGGCATCAACGTGCCGATCCGTACCGTGCTGTTCACCGGCCTGAGCAAGTACGACGGCACCCGTACCCGGCTGCTCAAGGCCCGCGAGTTCCACCAGATCGCCGGGCGGGCCGGGCGCGCCGGGTTCGACACGCTGGGCCGGGTCGTGGTGCAGGCGCCCGAGCACGTGATCGAGAACGAGAAGGCGCTCGCGAAGGCCGGTGACGACCCGAAGAAGCGCCGCAAGGTGGTGAAGAAGAAGCCGCCGGAGGGCTCGATCGGCTGGGGTGAGCCGACGTTCCAGCGCCTGGTCGAGGCCGAGCCGGAGCCGCTCACGTCCAGCTTCCAGGTCAGCCACTCGATGCTGCTCAACGTGATCGGCCGTCCCGGCGACGCGTTCGCCTCGATGCGGCACCTGCTCACCGACAACCACGAGGACCCGGCCGCGCAGCGCCGGCACATCCGCCGGGCCATCGCCATCTACCGGGCACTGCGGGCCGGCGGCGTGGTCGAGGAACTGCCCGAGCCGGACGAGACCGGCCGCCGGGTACGCCTCACCGTCGACCTCCAGCTCGACTTCGCGCTCAACCAGCCGCTGTCGCCGCTGGCGCTGGCCACCGTCGAGCTGCTCGACCGGGAGTCCCCGTCGTACGCGCTCGACGTGCTCAGCGTCATCGAGTCGATCCTGGACGACCCGCGCCAGGTGCTCTCCGCGCAGCAGTTCAAGGCGCGCGGTGAGGCGGTCGCCGCGATGAAGGCCGAGGGCATCGAGTACGAGGCTCGCATGGAACTCCTCGACGAGGTGACCTGGCCCAAGCCGCTCGCCGAGCTGCTGGAGTCCGCGTACGAGATGTACCGGCAGGGCCACCCGTGGGTCGCCGACCACCAGCTCTCCCCCAAGTCCGTGGTCCGCGACATGTACGAGCGGGCGATGACGTTTCCCGAGTACGTCCAGTTCTACGGGCTGTCCCGGTCCGAAGGGCTGGTGCTGCGCTACCTCGCCGACGCGTACAAGACGCTGCGCCAGACCGTCCCCGAGGACGCGAAGACCGAGGAGCTGGTCGATCTCATCGAGTGGCTGGGCGAGCTGGTCCGCCAGGTCGACTCCAGCCTGATCGACGAGTGGGAGCGGCTGCGCAACCCGTCGGACGTGGCCGAGGTGGCCGCCTCGCTGGACGACCGCCCGCCGGCTGTCACCCGCAACGCGCGGGCGTTCCGGGTGCTGGTGCGCAACGCGATGTTCCGCCGCGTCGAGCTGGCCGCGCTGCGGCGCTGGGACCTGCTCGGCGAGCTGGATGCCGGCGACGGCTGGAACGCCGACGCCTGGGCCGACGCGCTGGGCCCGTACTTCGAGGCGTACGACTCGATCGGGGTGGGTCCGGACGCGCGCGGGCCTGCGCTGCTGATGATCGAGCAGGGCCGCGAGAAGTGGACCGTACGGCAGATCCTGGACGACCCGGACGGCGACCACGACTGGGGCATCAGCGCCGAGATCGACCTCGCCGCCTCGGACGAGATCGGCGCGGCGGCGGTCCGGATCACCGACGTCGGCCAGTTGTAG
- a CDS encoding Nramp family divalent metal transporter yields MVTNDSPVVPPLRTARAPRPVRGRLILLGPAFVAAVAYVDPGNFATNSTAGARYGYLLVWVVVAANLAAMLVQTLTAKLGLATGRSLPELCREHLPRPLNRFMWAQAELVAMATDLAEVIGGAVALYLLFGVPLLPGGLIVGTASFAILALRSRGFRPFEIAIAVLLGVIVLAFAVNLVTAQPDVSDAAAGLLPRMQGTDSMLLAAGILGATVMPHVIYVHSALTPNRLPTEGEAQRRVVAKGLRVDVLIALGVAGAVNLAMLLVAASSFHGTSIPGTDTLEGVHAGLATTLGTAAAVGFAVALLLSGLASTSVGTYAGEVIMQGFLRRRIPLLIRRMITLLPALAVLAIGVDPTRALVLSQVVLSFGIPFALIPVVMFTRRRDLMGSLVNRRATTAAAVAITAFVVALNAFLLWQLAA; encoded by the coding sequence GTGGTAACAAACGACTCGCCCGTCGTACCCCCGCTGCGAACCGCCCGCGCCCCGCGCCCGGTACGCGGCCGCCTCATCCTGCTCGGACCGGCGTTCGTGGCCGCGGTGGCCTACGTCGACCCCGGCAACTTCGCCACCAACTCCACCGCCGGCGCCCGGTACGGGTACCTGCTGGTCTGGGTGGTGGTGGCGGCGAACCTGGCCGCCATGCTGGTGCAGACGCTCACCGCCAAGCTCGGCCTGGCCACCGGGCGCAGCCTGCCCGAGCTGTGCCGGGAGCACCTGCCCCGGCCGCTCAACCGCTTCATGTGGGCGCAGGCCGAGCTGGTCGCCATGGCCACCGACCTGGCGGAGGTGATCGGCGGGGCGGTCGCCCTGTACCTGCTGTTCGGCGTCCCGCTGCTACCCGGCGGCCTGATCGTCGGCACCGCCTCGTTCGCCATCCTGGCGCTGCGCTCCAGAGGCTTCCGGCCGTTCGAGATCGCCATCGCGGTGCTGCTCGGCGTGATCGTGCTGGCGTTCGCGGTCAACCTGGTCACCGCGCAGCCGGACGTGTCCGACGCCGCGGCCGGGCTGCTGCCCCGGATGCAGGGCACCGACAGCATGCTGCTCGCCGCCGGCATCCTGGGCGCGACGGTGATGCCGCACGTCATCTACGTGCACTCGGCGCTGACCCCGAACCGCCTGCCCACCGAGGGCGAGGCGCAGCGGCGGGTGGTCGCCAAAGGGCTGCGGGTCGACGTGCTGATCGCGCTCGGCGTCGCCGGGGCGGTCAACCTGGCCATGCTGCTGGTGGCGGCGAGCAGCTTCCACGGCACGTCGATCCCCGGCACCGACACCCTCGAAGGTGTGCACGCCGGGCTCGCCACCACGCTCGGCACGGCAGCGGCAGTCGGCTTCGCGGTCGCGCTGCTCCTGTCCGGCCTCGCCTCCACCAGCGTCGGCACGTACGCCGGCGAGGTCATCATGCAGGGCTTCCTGCGCCGCCGGATTCCGCTGCTGATCCGCCGGATGATCACGCTGCTGCCCGCGCTGGCCGTGCTCGCGATCGGCGTCGACCCGACCCGGGCGCTGGTGCTGTCCCAGGTGGTGCTGAGCTTCGGCATCCCGTTCGCGCTGATCCCGGTGGTGATGTTCACCCGCCGCCGGGACCTGATGGGCAGCCTTGTCAACCGCCGGGCCACCACCGCGGCGGCGGTGGCGATCACCGCGTTCGTGGTGGCGCTCAACGCGTTCCTGCTCTGGCAGCTGGCCGCCTGA
- the trmB gene encoding tRNA (guanosine(46)-N7)-methyltransferase TrmB, producing MTLTDLPAARIRTFHPRRGRMSDRQRDALERLWPAYGLRIASLDGPCDPAALFGRRAPLVLEIGSGMGDATAAMAAADRDRHYLAVEVHTPGIANLLDLVERHGLDNVRVAEGDALDLVRAMPEGCLDAVHVYFPDPWPKTRHHKRRIIQPAHVALLRSRLAPGGMLHCATDWAEYAEAMRETLTADPELVDVHGGYAPRPEHRPVTKFERRALTAGREVFDLIHRRR from the coding sequence GTGACCCTCACCGACCTCCCTGCCGCCCGCATCCGCACCTTCCATCCGCGTCGCGGGCGGATGAGCGACCGGCAGCGCGACGCGCTTGAGCGGCTCTGGCCCGCGTACGGCCTCAGGATCGCCTCCCTCGACGGGCCGTGCGATCCGGCGGCGCTGTTCGGACGGCGGGCGCCGCTGGTGCTGGAGATCGGCTCCGGCATGGGCGACGCCACCGCCGCCATGGCGGCGGCCGACCGGGACCGACACTATCTGGCGGTCGAGGTCCATACGCCGGGAATCGCCAACCTGCTCGACCTGGTCGAACGGCACGGTCTGGACAACGTGCGGGTGGCCGAGGGGGACGCGCTGGACCTGGTCCGGGCCATGCCGGAGGGCTGCCTGGACGCGGTGCACGTCTACTTCCCCGACCCGTGGCCGAAGACCCGCCACCACAAGCGGCGGATCATCCAGCCGGCGCACGTGGCGCTGCTGCGCTCCCGGCTGGCGCCCGGCGGCATGTTGCACTGCGCGACCGACTGGGCCGAGTACGCCGAGGCGATGCGCGAGACGCTCACCGCCGACCCGGAGCTGGTCGACGTGCACGGCGGCTACGCGCCCCGGCCCGAGCACCGGCCGGTGACGAAGTTCGAACGCCGCGCGCTGACCGCCGGCCGGGAGGTCTTCGACCTGATCCACCGGCGGCGCTGA
- a CDS encoding manganese catalase family protein → MFTHMKDLQFEAKPDGPDAAFARRLQEVLGGKWGEMTVANQYLFQGWNCRLPGKYKDLLLDVGTEEMGHVEMIATMITRLLENAPLSLDEAAEENPMVGAIYGGSNPAHFIHGGGGALAVDSAGVPWNGNFITASGNLMADFLLNVTAEAQGRLQVARLFNMTDDPGVKQMLRFLLARDTMHQNMWMAAIEQLKEDGLEEMPVPEAFPDSPEFTEEFSYTYLDFSTGRDAAEGRWASGPTPDGKGEFRYDSSPRAHAPEPVLAPGDPRLYGTNPGMAGKVANTVKSKLT, encoded by the coding sequence ATGTTCACGCACATGAAGGACCTGCAGTTCGAGGCCAAGCCGGACGGGCCGGACGCCGCGTTCGCCCGCCGCCTCCAGGAGGTCCTCGGTGGCAAGTGGGGTGAGATGACCGTCGCCAACCAGTACCTGTTCCAGGGCTGGAACTGCCGGCTGCCCGGCAAGTACAAGGACCTGCTGCTCGACGTCGGCACCGAGGAGATGGGGCACGTCGAGATGATCGCCACGATGATCACCCGGCTGCTGGAGAACGCGCCACTGTCGCTGGACGAGGCGGCCGAGGAGAACCCGATGGTCGGCGCCATCTACGGCGGATCCAACCCGGCGCACTTCATCCACGGCGGCGGCGGGGCCCTGGCGGTCGACAGCGCCGGCGTGCCGTGGAACGGCAACTTCATCACCGCCAGCGGCAACCTGATGGCGGATTTCCTGCTCAACGTCACCGCGGAGGCCCAGGGCCGGCTCCAGGTGGCCCGCCTGTTCAACATGACCGACGACCCCGGCGTCAAGCAGATGCTGCGGTTCCTGCTGGCCCGCGACACCATGCACCAGAACATGTGGATGGCGGCCATCGAGCAGCTCAAGGAAGACGGCCTGGAGGAGATGCCGGTGCCGGAGGCCTTCCCCGACTCGCCCGAGTTCACCGAGGAGTTCAGCTACACCTACCTGGACTTCTCCACCGGCCGGGACGCGGCCGAGGGCCGGTGGGCGTCCGGTCCGACGCCGGACGGCAAGGGCGAGTTCCGCTACGACAGCAGCCCGCGGGCGCATGCCCCCGAGCCGGTGCTCGCCCCCGGTGACCCGCGCCTGTACGGCACCAACCCGGGGATGGCCGGCAAGGTCGCCAACACCGTCAAGAGCAAGCTCACCTGA
- a CDS encoding class F sortase: MAVVLVLIGVFATGAGLGRTAGPFDFADASTESSGSGGSGAAAAPASAAPARKPASRPVRLSVPAIKVTAPVTPVGQAKDGSVDVPPLTEHNQTGWYDRGAVPGDPGRAIIVGHVDTKSGPAVFYRLRSLKPGARITVTRADRSVVTFKVDSVEYFDKANLPAARVYGDSGPAELRLITCGGEWVGGRTGYQDNVIVFASLAS; the protein is encoded by the coding sequence CTGGCCGTGGTGCTGGTGCTGATCGGTGTGTTCGCCACCGGGGCCGGGCTGGGGCGCACGGCGGGGCCGTTCGACTTCGCCGACGCGTCGACCGAGTCGAGCGGATCGGGCGGCTCGGGCGCGGCGGCGGCCCCGGCCAGTGCCGCCCCGGCCCGGAAACCGGCGAGCCGGCCGGTGCGCCTGTCGGTGCCGGCCATCAAGGTCACCGCGCCGGTCACCCCGGTGGGGCAGGCGAAGGACGGCTCGGTGGACGTGCCGCCGCTGACCGAGCACAACCAGACCGGCTGGTACGACAGGGGAGCGGTGCCCGGCGACCCCGGCCGGGCGATCATCGTGGGCCACGTCGACACCAAGAGCGGGCCGGCCGTCTTCTACCGGTTGCGTTCGCTGAAGCCGGGCGCCCGGATCACGGTGACCCGGGCGGACCGCAGCGTGGTCACGTTCAAGGTGGACAGCGTCGAGTACTTCGACAAGGCGAACCTGCCCGCGGCCCGGGTCTACGGCGATTCCGGCCCGGCCGAACTGCGCCTGATCACCTGCGGCGGCGAGTGGGTCGGCGGCCGCACCGGCTACCAGGACAACGTGATCGTCTTCGCGTCCCTGGCATCCTGA
- a CDS encoding response regulator, with protein sequence MGDGTVRLAVVDDHALFVRGLELLLSATADGRTRVVGSTTDAAAAAALVARCAPDLVLVDLHMPPPGGLRAIAAIRRTSPRVRVLAMSGSDDPAPAVEALRCGAEGYLPKTSEPEDLLPPLLAVLDGWAVMPGALLRRLVGPVRSPGLNLDDEERRLLRAIATGEGAVTIAERMHTSERTVKRMTAALLRKLRVTNRVEAAALAGRAGLLDERPER encoded by the coding sequence ATGGGGGACGGCACCGTCCGGCTCGCGGTGGTGGACGACCACGCGCTGTTCGTGCGAGGGCTGGAACTGCTGCTGTCCGCCACCGCCGACGGCCGGACCCGGGTCGTCGGCTCGACCACCGACGCCGCCGCAGCCGCCGCGCTCGTGGCCCGGTGCGCACCGGATCTCGTGCTGGTGGACCTGCACATGCCGCCGCCGGGCGGCCTGCGGGCGATCGCCGCCATCCGCCGCACCAGCCCACGCGTGCGCGTCCTCGCGATGTCCGGCTCGGACGACCCGGCGCCGGCGGTGGAGGCACTGCGCTGCGGCGCCGAGGGCTACCTGCCCAAGACCAGCGAGCCGGAGGACCTGCTACCCCCGCTGCTGGCCGTGCTGGACGGCTGGGCGGTGATGCCGGGCGCGCTGCTGCGGCGGCTCGTCGGGCCCGTCCGGTCGCCCGGACTCAACCTCGACGACGAGGAACGCCGGCTGCTGCGGGCGATCGCGACCGGCGAGGGCGCGGTGACGATCGCCGAGCGGATGCACACCTCCGAGCGGACGGTGAAGCGGATGACCGCCGCCCTGCTGCGCAAGCTGCGGGTGACCAACCGGGTGGAGGCCGCCGCGCTGGCCGGGCGGGCCGGACTGCTGGACGAGCGCCCGGAACGCTGA
- a CDS encoding sensor histidine kinase has product MAVASMSPWGRPDDRDESLSIRVLCHELRTPVQALAALTRALAEQPALTTPDRRAIAALAYEHAVHLGSLLDDLGVPGARDEPEPPRHAPLAAVVRAVTAGAGSRLRTRLDRAAAGLPVPEQHVRRILANLVGNALRHGPAGGEIVVRATIREATLTMSVRDQGGPCPALRTALARPAPSATGHGLGLWIVRRLVDTYGGTLRARRPRTGGLAVDVRLPVPVRADPSGTRIGPGGPPERAPGSGQHR; this is encoded by the coding sequence ATGGCTGTGGCCTCCATGTCCCCGTGGGGACGCCCGGACGACCGGGACGAGTCGCTGTCGATCCGGGTGCTCTGCCACGAGCTGCGGACCCCGGTACAGGCGCTGGCGGCCCTCACCCGGGCCCTCGCCGAGCAGCCGGCCCTGACCACGCCGGACCGCCGGGCCATCGCCGCGCTGGCCTACGAGCACGCCGTACACCTGGGGTCGTTGCTGGACGACCTCGGCGTGCCGGGCGCTCGCGACGAGCCGGAACCGCCCCGCCACGCCCCCCTGGCCGCCGTGGTCCGCGCGGTGACGGCCGGTGCCGGTTCCCGGCTCCGCACGCGGCTCGACCGGGCCGCCGCCGGCCTGCCCGTACCGGAGCAGCACGTCCGGCGGATCCTCGCCAACCTGGTGGGCAACGCGCTGCGCCACGGCCCGGCCGGCGGCGAGATCGTCGTCCGCGCCACGATCCGCGAAGCCACGCTGACGATGTCGGTCCGCGACCAGGGCGGGCCGTGTCCCGCGCTGCGCACGGCCCTGGCCCGGCCGGCTCCGTCGGCCACCGGGCACGGCCTCGGGCTGTGGATCGTGCGACGCCTGGTCGACACCTACGGCGGAACGCTGCGCGCCCGCCGCCCGCGTACCGGCGGCCTCGCGGTGGACGTCCGGCTGCCGGTCCCGGTGCGGGCTGACCCGTCCGGGACACGGATCGGCCCCGGCGGGCCGCCGGAGCGGGCACCCGGGAGCGGACAGCACCGGTGA